One Vigna unguiculata cultivar IT97K-499-35 chromosome 7, ASM411807v1, whole genome shotgun sequence genomic region harbors:
- the LOC114192410 gene encoding probable adenylate kinase 1, chloroplastic isoform X2, protein MAAITRLRLAKRASFVSPLATRTFSSSQVNAPPYAAASFRRVSPRDNLSKRCVQWVFLGCPGVGKGTYASRLSNLLAVPHIATGDLVRDELASSGPLSSQLSEIVNQGQLVSDEIIISLLSKRLAAEEAKGELGFILDGFPRTIKQAEILEGVTDIDLVINLKLREDVLLEKCLGRRICNQCGGNFNVASIDIKAENGSPGMVMAPLLPPANCVSKLITRSDDTEPVVKERLRIYREMTQPVEEFYRSRGKLLEFNLPGGIPESWPKLLHALNLDDYEDKRSAAA, encoded by the exons ATGGCGGCCATAACCCGCCTCCGACTCGCCAAGCGCGCCTCCTTCGTCTCTCCTCTGGCCACCCGAACCTTCTCCTCCTCCCAAGTCAACGCGCCGCCGTACGCCGCCGCCTCCTTCCGCCGGGTGTCGCCGCGCGACAACCTGAGCAAGAGGTGCGTGCAGTGGGTGTTTCTCGGTTGTCCCGGCGTCGGCAAAGGCACCTACGCCAGTCGCCTCTCCAACCTCCTCGCCGTCCCGCACATCGCCACCGGCGATCTCGTCCGGGACGAACTCGCCTCCTCTGGTCCCCTCTCTTCCCAG CTATCAGAAATTGTAAACCAAGGTCAATTGGTGTCAGACGAAATTATAATAAGTTTATTGTCAAAGAGACTTGCAGCTGAGGAAGCTAAAGGCGAATTGGGGTTTATTCTTGATGGATTTCCTCGAACAATAAAGCAAGCA GAAATATTGGAAGGGGTAACTGACATTGACTTGGTAATCAATCTCAAGCTCCGAGAAGATGTTCTGCTTGAGAAATGCCTTGGTAGGAGAATTTGCAATCAGTGTGGGGGTAATTTTAATGTTGCTTCCATTGACATTAAGGCTGAGAATGGGAGCCCTGGAATGGTTATGGCTCCACTTCTTCCTCCTGCGAATTGCGTTTCTAAGCTCATTACTCGATCAGATGATACTGAACCGGTAGTCAAAGAAAGGCTTCGAATATACCGTGAAATG ACTCAGCCTGTGGAGGAATTTTACCGTAGCAGAGGAAAATTATTGGAATTTAACCTGCCAGGGGGAATCCCAGAGTCATGGCCTAAGTTGCTACATGCCCTTAATCTTGATGATTACGAAGACAAGCGATCTGCTGCAGCATAA
- the LOC114192410 gene encoding probable adenylate kinase 1, chloroplastic isoform X1 yields MAAITRLRLAKRASFVSPLATRTFSSSQVNAPPYAAASFRRVSPRDNLSKRCVQWVFLGCPGVGKGTYASRLSNLLAVPHIATGDLVRDELASSGPLSSQLSEIVNQGQLVSDEIIISLLSKRLAAEEAKGELGFILDGFPRTIKQAVSFFTLEILEGVTDIDLVINLKLREDVLLEKCLGRRICNQCGGNFNVASIDIKAENGSPGMVMAPLLPPANCVSKLITRSDDTEPVVKERLRIYREMTQPVEEFYRSRGKLLEFNLPGGIPESWPKLLHALNLDDYEDKRSAAA; encoded by the exons ATGGCGGCCATAACCCGCCTCCGACTCGCCAAGCGCGCCTCCTTCGTCTCTCCTCTGGCCACCCGAACCTTCTCCTCCTCCCAAGTCAACGCGCCGCCGTACGCCGCCGCCTCCTTCCGCCGGGTGTCGCCGCGCGACAACCTGAGCAAGAGGTGCGTGCAGTGGGTGTTTCTCGGTTGTCCCGGCGTCGGCAAAGGCACCTACGCCAGTCGCCTCTCCAACCTCCTCGCCGTCCCGCACATCGCCACCGGCGATCTCGTCCGGGACGAACTCGCCTCCTCTGGTCCCCTCTCTTCCCAG CTATCAGAAATTGTAAACCAAGGTCAATTGGTGTCAGACGAAATTATAATAAGTTTATTGTCAAAGAGACTTGCAGCTGAGGAAGCTAAAGGCGAATTGGGGTTTATTCTTGATGGATTTCCTCGAACAATAAAGCAAGCAGTGAGTTTCTTCACTTTG GAAATATTGGAAGGGGTAACTGACATTGACTTGGTAATCAATCTCAAGCTCCGAGAAGATGTTCTGCTTGAGAAATGCCTTGGTAGGAGAATTTGCAATCAGTGTGGGGGTAATTTTAATGTTGCTTCCATTGACATTAAGGCTGAGAATGGGAGCCCTGGAATGGTTATGGCTCCACTTCTTCCTCCTGCGAATTGCGTTTCTAAGCTCATTACTCGATCAGATGATACTGAACCGGTAGTCAAAGAAAGGCTTCGAATATACCGTGAAATG ACTCAGCCTGTGGAGGAATTTTACCGTAGCAGAGGAAAATTATTGGAATTTAACCTGCCAGGGGGAATCCCAGAGTCATGGCCTAAGTTGCTACATGCCCTTAATCTTGATGATTACGAAGACAAGCGATCTGCTGCAGCATAA
- the LOC114191980 gene encoding zinc finger CCCH domain-containing protein 21, with protein sequence MPPKQQSKADLAKKQKIVEDKTFGLKNKNKSKNVQKYVQNLKQSVQPRVDPAKVDAKKKKEEEKAKEKELNDLFKIAVTQPKVPVGVDPKSIVCEFYKVGQCAKGFKCKFSHDLNVQRKGEKIDIYSDKRDQETMEDWDQETLEKVVEQKKSDYNQNKATDIVCKYFLDAVEKKQYGWFWECPNGGKNCHYRHALPPGYVLKSQMKALLEEEADKLSIEEEIENQRAKVKTTTPMTPDLFYEWKKKKIEERDANLAAQQAERAKNDRMSGRELFLSNASLFVDDAEAYEKYQREPEYDETEKNGNGKPTQDGPSTSAGADDEALDDIDDDDDELDLDELNELEASLAKTSIQIKETGAEA encoded by the exons ATGCCGCCGAAGCAACAATCCAAAGCTGATTTAGCGAAGAAGCAGAAGATTGTAGAGGACAAAACCTTCGGTCTCAAGAACAAAAACAAGAGCAAAAATGTTCAGAAGTATGTCCAGAACCTTAAGCAATCAGTGCAGCCCCGGGTCGATCCCGCCAAAGTCGATGCCAAG AAAAAGAAGGAGGAAGAGAAGGCCAAGGAGAAGGAGCTAAATGATTTGTTCAAAATCGCTGTTACTCAGCCTAAAGTGCCAGTTG GTGTTGATCCCAAGTCTATAGTGTGTGAGTTTTATAAAGTGGGGCAATGTGCCAAAGGCTTCAAGTGCAAGTTTTCGCATGATTTGAACGTTCAGAGAAAAGGGGAAAAAATTGACATTTACAGCGATAAACGTGACCAGG AAACAATGGAGGACTGGGATCAAGAGACCTTGGAGAAAGTGGTGGAGCAGAAGAAATCTGATTATAATCAGAATAAAGCGACTGACATT GTATGCAAATACTTTTTGGATGCGGTAGAAAAGAAGCAATACGGTTGGTTTTGGGAATGCCCCAATGGTGGTAAGAATTGCCATTATAGACATGCTCTTCCACCTGGTTATGTTTTGAAATCCCAAATGAAGGCTTTGTTAGAGGAAGAAGCTGACAAATTATCAATCGAGGAGGAGATTGAAAATCAG CGTGCCAAAGTGAAAACCACGACTCCTATGACTCCTGACTTATTCTAtgaatggaagaagaagaagatagaaGAAAGAGATGCCAATTTAGCTGCACAGCAGGCAGAGAGGGCTAAGAATGACCGTATGAG TGGTCGGGAGCTATTTCTGTCAAATGCTAGCTTGTTTGTGGACGATGCAGAAGCCTATGAAAAATACCAGAGAGAACCAGAATATGATGAAACTGAAAAGAAT GGTAATGGGAAGCCTACCCAAGATGGTCCCAGCACCTCAGCTGGTGCTGATGATGAAGCTCTTGATGACATAGATGACGATGACGATGAGTTGGACTTGGATGAGTTAAATGAATTGGAAGCAAGTTTAGCCAAGACATCAATCCAAATAAAGGAAACGGGAGCTGAAGCTTAA